A genomic window from Micromonospora ferruginea includes:
- a CDS encoding MFS transporter codes for MVPFPVFWCFALLSNTAASAQWVNIAWALGDNRLPAAVLAVWQISALLGTIPGVLLGARAARRFGHVRTLVWSSAVEAVSCLAVAAAAWDTGGGLSTRRALLVAVVCSVTPFAVGFGGPSWLALVSAWPGTASRTRQLLLDSIQFQLGRTAGPPVAAFLIATVGHPVPVAAVANAATFLAVTVIMAAAARTLRHVPPPPAPAGGPTPARRPSWRLFGSTAVLAAAGYALASDTSRLYVARLIRAADQPAVVFSVTVSVVALTAAVAAAVAARRRLPDRRLAQLGLGLLAAGLVTWATASTLGVPAWIAGGALVGASLPLAHAALTSLVMGEAGDADQATGAAVTMATNTGAVALGSTVVAPLVSPLGPLVFLPMAAVAAVALARVRRRYRADPPPPPAGPVPVGAVSARGTPPDRPR; via the coding sequence GTGGTGCCCTTCCCCGTCTTCTGGTGCTTCGCGCTGCTGTCCAACACCGCGGCCTCGGCCCAGTGGGTGAACATCGCCTGGGCGCTCGGCGACAACCGCCTGCCGGCGGCGGTGCTCGCCGTGTGGCAGATCTCCGCCCTGCTGGGCACGATCCCGGGCGTGCTGCTCGGGGCGCGGGCGGCCCGCCGGTTCGGGCACGTCCGTACCCTGGTCTGGTCGTCCGCGGTCGAGGCGGTGAGCTGCCTGGCGGTGGCCGCCGCCGCCTGGGACACCGGTGGCGGGCTGTCCACCCGCCGGGCGCTGCTGGTGGCGGTCGTCTGCTCGGTCACCCCGTTCGCGGTCGGCTTCGGCGGCCCGTCGTGGCTGGCCCTGGTCAGCGCCTGGCCGGGCACCGCGAGCCGCACCCGCCAACTGCTGCTGGACAGCATCCAGTTCCAGCTCGGCCGCACCGCCGGACCGCCGGTGGCGGCCTTCCTGATCGCCACCGTCGGTCATCCGGTGCCGGTGGCGGCGGTGGCGAACGCCGCCACCTTCCTCGCCGTCACGGTGATCATGGCGGCGGCCGCGCGGACGCTCCGCCACGTGCCGCCACCGCCCGCGCCGGCCGGCGGGCCGACGCCGGCGCGCCGGCCGTCCTGGCGGCTGTTCGGCTCCACCGCGGTGCTGGCCGCCGCCGGGTACGCGCTGGCCAGCGACACCTCCCGGCTCTACGTGGCCCGCCTGATCCGGGCCGCGGACCAGCCCGCCGTGGTCTTCTCGGTGACGGTCTCGGTGGTGGCGCTCACCGCCGCCGTGGCCGCCGCGGTGGCCGCCCGCCGCCGGCTGCCGGACCGCCGGCTGGCCCAGCTCGGGCTCGGCCTGCTCGCCGCCGGCCTGGTCACCTGGGCCACCGCGAGCACGCTCGGCGTCCCGGCCTGGATCGCCGGCGGGGCGCTGGTCGGCGCCTCCCTGCCGCTGGCGCACGCCGCGCTCACCTCGCTGGTGATGGGTGAGGCGGGTGACGCGGACCAGGCGACCGGGGCCGCCGTCACGATGGCCACCAACACCGGCGCGGTGGCGCTCGGCAGCACCGTGGTCGCGCCGCTGGTGAGCCCGCTCGGGCCGCTGGTGTTCCTGCCGATGGCCGCCGTCGCCGCGGTCGCGCTGGCCCGGGTGCGCCGCCGTTACCGCGCCGACCCTCCCCCGCCGCCGGCCGGGCCGGTGCCGGTGGGCGCCGTCAGCGCCCGAGGCACTCCGCCAGATCGTCCGCGATGA